In the Brevundimonas sp. LM2 genome, TGGCCGTCTATACGTCGCGGCTGGCCAATGGCCAGAAGGCGGTGATGCCGCGGCTGATCAAGTCCATCGGCGGTATCGAGCAGGCCATGGGGGCCGCGTTCGCGGACCTGCCCTATGACCCCGAACTGGTGAAGGTGCTGAGGGACGGCATGGAGGCCGTGACCGACGTCGGCGGGACCGGTTTCCGCAACAGCCAGTTGGGGCTGGGTCCCGTGCGCATGGCGGGCAAGACCGGAACCGCGCAGCCACGGAACTATGGGGCGGGATCGCGCAAGGGGGCCGGGCGACCCTGGCAGGAAAAGGACCACAATCTGTTCATCGCCTTCGCGCCCATCGACAACCCGCGGTATGCGGTTTCGGTCATCGTTCAGCACGGCGGGATGGGCGGCGGCACCGCCGGTGCCCCGCGCGCGCGCGAAGTCATGCGCGTGGCCCTGCTGAAGGATCCCGAGATCCGCGCCCGGATCGAACAATCCGGATTCGCCGAAGCGACCTCCTATCCCGGCGACGCGGAGGGGCCCTCGCTGGCGGCCCAGACCGCCTCGGCCCCCGCGCCGACGCCTGCGACTGCCGATGTCGGACCGCGTCCCTATGCGGCGGACCCGCAATGACGTCCTCGGCCCTGACCCGTCCCGGCGAACGCGATCGCCTGTCCGTCAAGATCGGCGAGCTGGACTGGCGTCTGGTGGGCTTGCTGTGCCTGCTGGCCTTCGTCGGCACCGCCATGCTGTATTCGGTCGCGGGCGGTCACTGGCGGCCCTGGGCGATCAACCATGTGATCCGGTTCGGGGCCCTGCTGGTGGTCATGCTGGGCCTCGCCATGCTGCATCCGAAATGGTGGTTCCGGGCGGCCTATCCGCTGTACGGTATCCTCCTCCTGCTGGTGCTGATGATCGAGTTCACCCCGCTCGGCTATGTCGCGGGCGGCGCGAAGAACTGGCTGAACCTGGGCTTCATGCGGATCCAGCCGGCGGAGTTCATGAAGCTGGGTCTCGTCCTGGCCCTGGCGCGCTGGTACCACAGCCATACCGCCCAGGAAGCGCGGTGGTCGTGGAAGCTGCTGATCCCGACGGCGATGATCGGGGTTCCCTTCCTGCTGGTGGCCAAACAGCCCGACCTGGGTTCCGCCATGGTCATCGGCCTGACCGGGGCGGCGGTCATGTTCTTCGCCGGCCTGAGCTGGCGCGTCATCGCCGCCTGCGGTGCCGCGGTCGTGGCCATTATCCCGCCGTTCGTCATGTTCGTCATGCACGACTACCAGCGCAACCGCGTCCTGACCTTCCTCAGCCCCGAGTCCGACCCGTCCGGCACCGGCTACAACATCATCCAGTCCAAGATCGCCCTGGGATCCGGCGGGCTGCTCGGCAAGGGCTATGGCCTGGGCAGCCAGAGCCAGCTGGAATTCCTGCCCGAACGCCAGACGGATTTCATCTTCTCGACCGTCGCCGAGGAGTTCGGCTTTCTCGGCTCCTTCGCCGTTCTGGCCTGCTATATCGCGGTCATTCTGATCGCCCTCCGCATCGCGTCCTTGGCCCACAGCCATTTCGGCCGCCTCGCGTCGGCGGGCATGGTCGCCTTCTTCGCCGTGTTCGTCCTGGTCAACGGCGCGATGGTCATGGGACTCGCGCCTGTGGTCGGGGTGCCGATGCCGCTGCTGTCATATGGCGGGTCGTCGATGATGACCGTGATGTTCGGCTTCGGCCTGATCCTGTCGACCCGGGTCCACCGCTATGCCGAACTGCCCAAGGGCTATGGGCTGATCTGATCAGCGGATGGCCGCGCGGGCCGTCTTGAGCTGTCGCTCGAGGCCTGCGCGCGCGGCGGCCTGATCCCGCTGCAGATCGGCCTGCGCCTGATCGAGCGCGGCGCGGCGGGCCTCCAGGGCTTCGCGGGCCTTCGTCTGTTCGCCGTCCAGCGCTTCAAGACGGGCTTCGAGGTCGGTGACGCGCCGCCGCGCCTTTTCGGAGACGACCTTCCTGGCCGGGGCCTTGCGGCGGCTGGTCTCGCCGATGTCGACGGCCAGCCCGCGCGTGACGACCGACCCCGGGGAGGCGAGGGCGGCGGCGTTGTCGGGCCCGTCGGCGGAGGCTTCCTTGGCCAGGCCGGTCTTGAAGATGTCGCCCGTCAGGCCCCAGGCCTCGAGCGCCTTGGGTCGCGATGACGCGGCGACGGTGAAGGCGTGGAAGCCGTCGGACCAGGTGAAGACTTTCAGACGCGCCGCCATGCGGTCGAAGCGACCACGGCCACGGTTCGTTCCCTAGAGCGTCGCCGCCCAGTCGGTGCCGCGAATCAGGCTGTCGACGATGCCGGGCTCCGACGAGGCGTGACCAGCGTCAGGGACGATGTCCAGCCGGGCTTCGGGGAAGGCGCGATGCAGGGCCCAGGCGCTGGCGATCGGGGTGACGACGTCGAACCGTCCCTGGGCGATCCAGGTCGGGATGTGGCGGATGCGGCCGATGTTGTTGATCAGCCAGTGCTCCTCGGGGAAGAAGCCGCCATTCACGAAATACCAGCATTCGATGCGCGCGAAGGCGAGGGCGAAGTCGGCCTCGGCGAACTTGTCCGGCCGGGCCGCGGGGCCCTCGACACTGACCGTCTCGCCTTCCCAGCTGGACCAGGCGATGGCGCAGCGTTCCTGCTCGGCGCGGTCGTCCCCGGTCAGCCGCTTGTAGTAGGCGCCCATCAGATCGTGGCGCTCCGCCTCGGGAATCGGGGCGACGAACCGTTCCCAGGCGTCGGGGAAGATCATCGAGGCCCCGTCCTGATAGAACCAGTGCAGTTCCTTCTTGGTCAGCAGGAAGATCCCGCGCAGGACCAGGGCCTTGACCCGCTCGGGATGGGTGATGGCGTAGGCCAGGGACAGGGTCGACCCCCAGGACCCACCGAACACCGTCCAGGTGTCGATGCCGCAGCGCTCGCGCAGCCGTTCGATGTCCTCGATCAGAGTCCAGGTGGTGTTGTCGTCCAGCGAGGCATTGGGTCTGGATCTGCCGCAACCGCGCTGGTCGAACAGCACGATGCGGTAGATGGCCGGATCGAAATAGCGCCGCATTCCGGCATTGATCGCGCCGCCTGGACCGCCATGAAGCACCAGCACCGGACTGCCCTGGGGATTGCCGCATTCCTCGAAATAGATTTCGTGCGCCGTGTCCGTCTGCATCCAGCCCGAGGCATAGGGCTCAAGCTCGGGATAGAGCTCGCGTCGGGGCGTTTCGTTCACGGGAAAGGACATGCTGGGGTCGATGCTTGTGGCTGTGGTTTCAGACGGTTGAGGCAGGGGGGCGCAGGGCGGCGACGGCCAGGACGATCCAGCCCGCGATCATCAGCACGCCGCCGACCGGCGCGACGCGACCGAAGGCCGGCAGGCTCAACAGCCCGATGAAGGCCAGCGCCAGGCAGAAGATCAGACCGCCGACAGCGGCCAGCCACCCGGCCAGGCCTGCCAGGGCGATGCGCGGGGCAAAGGCGGCGCAGGCGACCCCCAGCACGGCATGCGCCATCTGATAGGAGGCCCCGGTCTGCAGCAGGGTCTTGATCTGGGGCCCCGCCCCGTGCGCGGCGAAGGCGCCGACCGCCACCGCCATCGCGCCGTTCAGTGCAGCGAAGGCCGCGAGGTGACGATTCCATGTCATCGGCAGACCGTAGCCCACGGTTTCGTCCGCGTCTGCTATCGGACGGGTCATGATTCCCTCTCGCCGCATGGCGCTGCAGTATGTGTTGCTCTTCGGTGCCAATGGCGTGAGCCTGCCGTTCGCCGGCCTGTGGTTCCGGGCCCAGGGCTTCAGCGGGGCCGAGATCGGGGCCCTGCTGGCCGCGCCCATGCTGGCGCGGGTGGTGACAGGCCCGGTGCTGGCGGTCTGGGCCGATGGGTTCCGAGAGCGACGAACGCCGATCGCCCTCCTGGGGGCCATGGCCGCGCTCGCCTATCTGGGGGCCGGGCTGACGCAGGGCGTGTTCATCCAGGGGGGGCTCTGGTTTCTCGGGGCCACCGCGATGGCGGCGATGATCCCGCTGACCGACGTTCTGAACCTGACGGCCGCCCAGCGACACCGCTTCGCCTTCGCCAGCCCGCGGGGCTGGGGGTCGGCCGCCTTCGTCGCGGCGAACGTGCTGATGGGCGCGATTCTGGCGCGGGCGGCGGTGGACTGGGTCATCGTCTGGATCGTCGCCGCCGGGGCGCTGATCGCCGTGACGGCGGCCGGCCTGCTGCCACCCGAGCCGGTTTCGGATGCGGGCCCCAGCCGCAAACGCGATCGCTATGCGGGGATCGCCAAGCTGGCGGCCGACCCGGGCTTCATGACGGCCATCGTGGCCATCGGCGCGGTTCAGGCCACCCATGGCTTCTACTATGGATTTTCGGCCATCGCCTGGAAGGCCCAGGGGATCAGCGAGACCATGACCGGCCTGCTGTGGGCCATGTCCGTCGTGGTCGAGATCGGCTTTATGTGGGTAATCGAGCCGTGGCGCCGGGCGCGCGGGATCGGGCCCTGGGCCCTTTTGATGGTCGGGGGCGTGGCGGCCGTCGTGCGCTGGTCCCTCCTGGCGGTGACCCCGCCGCTGTGGGCGCTATGGCCGCTTCAAGGCCTGCACGCGCTGACGTTCGCGGCGACCTATCTGGGCGGGGTCGAGATCGTCGAGCGCCTGGCCCCCGCCGGCCAGCACACGGCGGCCCAGACCCTGAATTCCGTCATGGCGTCGGGCGTGCTGATCGGCCTGGCGACCCTGTCGGCCGGGCCGCTCTATGACCGGTTCGGGACCCTGGGGTATCTCTCCATGACCGGCCTGGCATTGGTCGGCCTGATCGCGGGATGGCGGCTGAAGGGCGTCCTGGCGGTCAGCTGAGACGGGTGCGGGGCAGGGGCGACAGGTGCCGGGCCATGGCGGATGCGGCTGCGCGCAAGGCGGTGTGCACAGCGTCGGGATGCGCCGTCAGGGGCATGCGCAACAGCCCGACCGCGGGCGCATCGGCGGCGTCCGGCAGCGCCGTCAGGACGCGGTACAGCAGATAGCTGCCGGCATCGTCCTCGCTTTCGGAGGTGGCCCCGGTGGACAGGCCCGCGTCGTTCAGAGCACGGACAATTTCCGCGACGGGGGCGGTTGCGCGCGCCATGGCCGGGCCGGTCGACGAGAGCTTGGCCTGTCCGGCCAGCGCCCGGTTCTCGGCCCGCATCTGGATGCGGAATCCCTCGCTGCGCCGGGTGCGGCCCACGAGCAGGACGGCGCGGCAGTCGGCGCTATTCAGCTCGTCCGTGACCAGACCGGCGAGCACAGCCGGATCGTCCGGACCGATCAAGCGAGTCCGTGCGGCCGGGGGAGCCCAGCCCTCGGTCGTGGCCGCGTTCATCGCGTCCCAGGACGGATCGCCGTTCTCATAGATACAGACGAGCATTTCCGGCCTGCGATCCGGTTGGGTCTCGGCGGTGATGTCGAGCATGGGATCTCAGGGCGTGTGACGGGGGTGTGACAACGCGGGACCGTGTCGGCAAGCGGACAGGATCGTCAAGCCAAATCCGAACGGGATCGACCGTGAACGTCTCTTTTTCCTGTCAGGCGAGGTCGCCGACCGCGGCATCCAGAAGCATGAAGGCGCGGCCGCCATCGGTGGCCAGGGTGGCCAGCACGGCCGGGCCATCGCCTTTGCGACCCAGTTCGCCCAGGCGTATCGCGAAGCCCCGAACGTAGCGCTCCGCATCGGCCCGCAGATCGGCATCGCTCATGACCCGGCGCGATACGCTGCGGACGGCGGCGGGGGCCACTCGACGCACGATCTGGCGGGCGCGGTCGGGATCGCGTTCGGCGAAGGCGGTGGCGGCCTCCTCGACCCGGGAACGAGGCAGCAGTGCGTTCGGATCGACGCCCATCCGGCGGATCGCGGCGGTAATCCGGTCGGCCAGCGCGTCGTCGTCGGCGGGCATGACGGGGGTGTCAAGCGTCATCGGGGCCTCACCCGGCCGGTCGTCCACCAGGTCGTTCCAGTCCAGCTTGTCCTGCGCGGGGGCCGTGGGTCGCGCCGGGGGCTCGCCGCCTGCGGGTGAAAGGCGCAGCCGCCCCCGGAGCCCGAAACCGCGATCCCGCTCAGGCTCAGGTTCGGCCTCAACCCGCCGGGGCCGATCCTCGGCATTCGTGGCCAGCGTTTCCAACGACGGCTCGCGCCGCCGCATCGGCTGGGGGTCGCCCGAGACGACGCCCATCAGCCGCACGGCCTCGGTCAGCATGTCGTAGTTGCGTCGGACGCGGTCCTGGAAGCCGGCGTCCAAAGCTTCGGTGTCGGCGGCCGCCTTGCGCGAGGCGGCGGCGAGGGCGGCGAGGCCCTCTTCGACCGTCACGCGGACCGCCTCGGCCCTTGCGCGGGCCTCCTCGGGCAGACGGGACGCCCGCTCGTCCAGGTCGCCGATGGCGGCATCGACCTCCCCCAGGGCCTGGGTCATGCGCGACAGCGTGGACTCCAGTTTTTCGATGGCGCGCTGCCCGGCCTGGTCCACCAGTCCGCTCGTCTCCTGGACGATGCGACGGGCTCCGTCCACACGGGCGTCCGCGGCCTGATCGGCCTTCTGGGCTGCGTCGAACAGGGCTTCCCCCAGACGATCGGCGCGGATCTGCGCCTGTCCAGCGGCTTCGTCGGCGGCGGCGCGGCTTTCTTCCGCGGTCGCCTTCAGCATGGCCAGGGCCCGACGGGTCTCCTCGAGCAGGGTGTCGCGCGCCTCGGCCGCGAGCGCTTCGAACCGGTCGAGCGACAGCTTGGTGGCCGCATCGAAGCCATCGGCCTCGCGTTGCGAGAGGTCGACCAGGGCCCGGAATTGATCGGTCGCCGATTCGACCAGGTCGCGCAGGCCTTCGGACGCCCGGGTGGACGTCTGCCCCAGATCCCCGGCGGCGGCGCGGGCGGCGGACAGCTGCTCGGTCAGCTGGGCGCGCTGACTCTCGACCTGCGCCGAAAAATCCTCCTGATCGGTGCGCAGCGCATAGGCGGCGGTGACCAGGGCGGCGCGCTGCTGGCCCAGACCCTGTTCGACCGACAGGATCTGTTCCGCCACGCCGGTTCCGGCGTTCTCCAGCCGCAGCGTTTGACGCGCCAGGTCGTCGGCGGCCAGGCGGGCGGCGTCCTGGGCCTCATTGGCGGCGGCGGCCAGATCGGCGGCCCGGGCGGCGAGCGCGGTCTCGGCCTCGCGTAGCTGGGTCTGCGCCAGGTCGGAGGCATCGACGATCAGCCGGGACTGGCGCTCGACGGCGTCCAGCACGCCGGACGCCTGGCCATCCAGGCGTCCGCCCAGGGTGGCCATTTCCTCGCGCTCGCGCCCCAGCTGCTCCGTGAGACGGCGCGCCGTCCGCCCGGCGTTCTCGGCGGCCTCGTTCAGCCGATTGGTCTCGAGAGACAGAGCCTCGCGCAACAGGGCCATGTCATTGCGGGCCCGCTCGGCGGCGAGGGCGGCCTGGTCGATGTCGTTGCGCAGGGCGGACAGAACATCGCCGGCCTGCTGGGCAGCCAAGGCGGTCGGGGCCACCAGGGCCTCGGCCAGCTGGCGCGCGCGGCGGGTCTCCAGCGCCAGGCCGTTGCCCTGTCGAATCGCATGGGCCAGCATCAGCGCCAGACCGGCCGGGGCCAGGGCGATCAGGGTGTAGATGGCCAGGCGCAGCGGGTCGGCCAGCACGTCGCCGGCCCCGATCTCATAGGCCGCCCAGGCCGCGACGCCGCCGATCCAGAGGGCTGAGGCGACACCGGCGATCGCATAGGGCGCGCCGGTCTGGGGCGCGCGGGTCGTCGATAGGGTCGATGGTGCCGGCAGCTCCGGCCCCGAATAGCGGGCAGGGGGGGCGTCGGCGCTGACCGCGAAAGGGGCCACCGTCGGGGGTTCGGGCCTGGGCTCCGGGCGGGGGGCGGGCGCCGCCGCGGCGGGGGGAACCTCCGGCTCGACTGTTGCCACGGCATCGTGCTGACGTTCCTGTTCCAGCAACCGGCGACGACGGCGCTCCGAAACCGGCCGTTCGCGCGACGGGGCGGGCGTGGCCGCCGGGGTCTCGTCCGGGATCCCGATGTCGTCCGGAGCCGTGGCCTCGGCCGGGAAGGTCGCTTCGGGATCGGTCAGAACAAGCGGCGGCCGTTGGCGGGACTTCATGGAGGATCAATCTCGTAGGGCGGGTGTCTGCGCAGACAGGGCGGACACGCCTTCGACCCTAGAGCCTGATCCTGCGCGGTGAAAGCGTTTCGGGTCACGACCTGGGCGCGCTCCCCGAAAATCGTGCGCCGTGCCTAGCAGTCCTCTTGTCGGGCCTGGGCCGATGCCGTCTCGGGCGGCGGGGGGCAGTCGCTGATGCGGTGCACCTCCGGTCGCGGCTGCGGCGGACGCTCCATGTCGGCGCCGAACTGGGCCAGCGCCGCCGCGACGAGCAGGGCGATGAAGCCAGCCAGCAGATCGATCAAAGCCTGCACGCGCGTGCTCCCCTGGTGCGCGCGCATATATGCCTGATTTCGCAGAGCGTCACAATCCGAGGACGGAACCGTTGCGCACCTGTGCCATTGACCCCGACGGCCCGCAGTGGGACGAGACGGCGATCCGGCGGGATCGTCAGCATGGGGCGAATCTGGGTCATGGAGCAGGCGGTCGACAACACGACCCTGGACGCCCGGGCCGTCCTGATCCCCGGGGACACCTGCTGGCGGGTCGAGCCGGCGGACCGGCTGTCGATCCTGATGGAGAACGAGGCCTATTTCGACGCCCTGTCTTCGGCCCTGGACAAGGCGCGGCGCTCGGTCGTGGTGCTGGGCTGGCAGTTCGACCCCCGGACCCGGCTGGATCCCGAGACGCGCGCCGGGGACCGCCAGGCCGAGATCGGCCACAAGCTGCGGATGCTGGTCAAGACGCGGCCCGAGCTGGATGTGCGCCTGCTGATCTGGAAGTCGCCGCTTTTGATCGCCGCTTCGCAAGGCTTCTATCCGCACCGGGCCCAGGGCTGGTTCCGCAAGCGGATGGTCGAGTTCCGGCTGGACACCCCGGGGCCGATCGGGGCCTGTCACCACCAGAAGGCCGTCATCATCGACGACGCGGTGGC is a window encoding:
- the rodA gene encoding rod shape-determining protein RodA, yielding MTSSALTRPGERDRLSVKIGELDWRLVGLLCLLAFVGTAMLYSVAGGHWRPWAINHVIRFGALLVVMLGLAMLHPKWWFRAAYPLYGILLLLVLMIEFTPLGYVAGGAKNWLNLGFMRIQPAEFMKLGLVLALARWYHSHTAQEARWSWKLLIPTAMIGVPFLLVAKQPDLGSAMVIGLTGAAVMFFAGLSWRVIAACGAAVVAIIPPFVMFVMHDYQRNRVLTFLSPESDPSGTGYNIIQSKIALGSGGLLGKGYGLGSQSQLEFLPERQTDFIFSTVAEEFGFLGSFAVLACYIAVILIALRIASLAHSHFGRLASAGMVAFFAVFVLVNGAMVMGLAPVVGVPMPLLSYGGSSMMTVMFGFGLILSTRVHRYAELPKGYGLI
- the pip gene encoding prolyl aminopeptidase, yielding MSFPVNETPRRELYPELEPYASGWMQTDTAHEIYFEECGNPQGSPVLVLHGGPGGAINAGMRRYFDPAIYRIVLFDQRGCGRSRPNASLDDNTTWTLIEDIERLRERCGIDTWTVFGGSWGSTLSLAYAITHPERVKALVLRGIFLLTKKELHWFYQDGASMIFPDAWERFVAPIPEAERHDLMGAYYKRLTGDDRAEQERCAIAWSSWEGETVSVEGPAARPDKFAEADFALAFARIECWYFVNGGFFPEEHWLINNIGRIRHIPTWIAQGRFDVVTPIASAWALHRAFPEARLDIVPDAGHASSEPGIVDSLIRGTDWAATL
- a CDS encoding DUF423 domain-containing protein; its protein translation is MTRPIADADETVGYGLPMTWNRHLAAFAALNGAMAVAVGAFAAHGAGPQIKTLLQTGASYQMAHAVLGVACAAFAPRIALAGLAGWLAAVGGLIFCLALAFIGLLSLPAFGRVAPVGGVLMIAGWIVLAVAALRPPASTV
- a CDS encoding MFS transporter — protein: MIPSRRMALQYVLLFGANGVSLPFAGLWFRAQGFSGAEIGALLAAPMLARVVTGPVLAVWADGFRERRTPIALLGAMAALAYLGAGLTQGVFIQGGLWFLGATAMAAMIPLTDVLNLTAAQRHRFAFASPRGWGSAAFVAANVLMGAILARAAVDWVIVWIVAAGALIAVTAAGLLPPEPVSDAGPSRKRDRYAGIAKLAADPGFMTAIVAIGAVQATHGFYYGFSAIAWKAQGISETMTGLLWAMSVVVEIGFMWVIEPWRRARGIGPWALLMVGGVAAVVRWSLLAVTPPLWALWPLQGLHALTFAATYLGGVEIVERLAPAGQHTAAQTLNSVMASGVLIGLATLSAGPLYDRFGTLGYLSMTGLALVGLIAGWRLKGVLAVS
- a CDS encoding tipN, with the protein product MKSRQRPPLVLTDPEATFPAEATAPDDIGIPDETPAATPAPSRERPVSERRRRRLLEQERQHDAVATVEPEVPPAAAAPAPRPEPRPEPPTVAPFAVSADAPPARYSGPELPAPSTLSTTRAPQTGAPYAIAGVASALWIGGVAAWAAYEIGAGDVLADPLRLAIYTLIALAPAGLALMLAHAIRQGNGLALETRRARQLAEALVAPTALAAQQAGDVLSALRNDIDQAALAAERARNDMALLREALSLETNRLNEAAENAGRTARRLTEQLGREREEMATLGGRLDGQASGVLDAVERQSRLIVDASDLAQTQLREAETALAARAADLAAAANEAQDAARLAADDLARQTLRLENAGTGVAEQILSVEQGLGQQRAALVTAAYALRTDQEDFSAQVESQRAQLTEQLSAARAAAGDLGQTSTRASEGLRDLVESATDQFRALVDLSQREADGFDAATKLSLDRFEALAAEARDTLLEETRRALAMLKATAEESRAAADEAAGQAQIRADRLGEALFDAAQKADQAADARVDGARRIVQETSGLVDQAGQRAIEKLESTLSRMTQALGEVDAAIGDLDERASRLPEEARARAEAVRVTVEEGLAALAAASRKAAADTEALDAGFQDRVRRNYDMLTEAVRLMGVVSGDPQPMRRREPSLETLATNAEDRPRRVEAEPEPERDRGFGLRGRLRLSPAGGEPPARPTAPAQDKLDWNDLVDDRPGEAPMTLDTPVMPADDDALADRITAAIRRMGVDPNALLPRSRVEEAATAFAERDPDRARQIVRRVAPAAVRSVSRRVMSDADLRADAERYVRGFAIRLGELGRKGDGPAVLATLATDGGRAFMLLDAAVGDLA